One region of Ignavibacteriales bacterium genomic DNA includes:
- a CDS encoding type I restriction-modification system subunit M N-terminal domain-containing protein has protein sequence MTTASIVQRVWNYCNTLRDDGVSYGDYVEQLTYLLLLKMAREKKRIDLKNSLTMKYLQETKPISIYSG, from the coding sequence ATGACAACTGCGTCCATAGTTCAACGTGTTTGGAATTACTGCAACACTTTAAGAGATGACGGTGTAAGTTACGGAGATTATGTAGAACAGCTTACATATCTTCTCTTGCTTAAAATGGCAAGAGAAAAGAAACGGATCGATTTAAAAAATTCACTTACGATGAAATATTTGCAAGAGACAAAACCAATCTCGATATATTCTGGTTGA
- a CDS encoding helix-turn-helix transcriptional regulator, translating into MSKNYIAEFIKEKRRTLHLTQIELADRAGVGLRFIRDLEQGKKTLRLDKINQVLNLFGTELGPVRKAMEETSE; encoded by the coding sequence ATGTCAAAGAATTATATAGCAGAATTTATAAAGGAAAAAAGGCGGACGTTGCATCTGACTCAGATAGAACTTGCTGATAGAGCCGGTGTAGGTCTTCGGTTCATACGAGATTTAGAACAAGGTAAAAAAACACTACGATTGGATAAAATAAATCAAGTGCTTAATCTTTTTGGAACTGAACTTGGTCCTGTAAGAAAAGCAATGGAGGAAACCAGTGAGTAA
- a CDS encoding HipA N-terminal domain-containing protein produces MSKIGKVFLHDEFAGKIIEDENGFSFYYDSDYLNNENAKPISLTMPLTEKTYKSNTMLPFFDGLIPEGWLLDIVNENWKIDSKDRMSLLLQVCRDCIGAVSIVPHEESK; encoded by the coding sequence GTGAGTAAGATAGGAAAAGTGTTTCTCCATGACGAATTTGCAGGCAAAATTATAGAAGATGAAAATGGTTTTAGCTTTTACTATGATTCCGATTATTTAAATAATGAAAATGCGAAACCAATAAGTCTCACAATGCCTCTTACTGAAAAAACATATAAGAGCAATACAATGTTACCATTTTTTGATGGGTTAATTCCAGAGGGTTGGCTTTTGGATATTGTTAATGAGAATTGGAAAATTGATTCAAAAGATAGAATGAGTCTTCTGTTGCAAGTATGCAGAGATTGTATCGGCGCTGTTAGTATAGTTCCTCACGAAGAATCAAAATAA
- a CDS encoding HipA domain-containing protein, with protein sequence MIQKLKCLYCYEPIINGTGEFHPKCVKRFFKLKVPPEVNFGIREVGKLALIVLDKSISVTGVQPKVSLDVETDSKNKNQKRLTVVGLWGKYILKPPYERFPMMPEIEDLTMHLAELVGINTASHSLIRLKSGELSYISQRFDRIENGKLPLEDMAQLTGVLTDRKYKGSMEKVGKAIERYSTYSGNDLLRFFEITLFSFITGNADMHLKNFSLLTNKEGEVQFSPAYDLLATKLLLPEDQEEMALTLNGKKNKLKKEDFDQFAFTLNINKVALNNLYKKFNRSVPNLLDFIDKSFLTDEYREKYKNLIIERMQRLERV encoded by the coding sequence ATGATTCAGAAATTGAAATGTCTTTATTGCTATGAACCGATAATTAATGGAACAGGTGAATTCCATCCAAAGTGCGTCAAAAGATTTTTCAAATTAAAAGTACCACCAGAAGTTAATTTCGGAATACGTGAAGTTGGTAAATTAGCACTCATTGTTTTGGATAAAAGCATATCAGTAACAGGAGTTCAACCAAAAGTTTCTCTAGATGTTGAAACTGATAGTAAAAACAAAAATCAAAAAAGGTTAACCGTGGTTGGACTATGGGGAAAGTATATTCTAAAGCCTCCTTATGAACGATTCCCAATGATGCCGGAGATAGAAGACCTAACAATGCATCTTGCTGAATTGGTGGGAATTAATACTGCAAGTCATTCTTTAATAAGATTAAAATCAGGTGAGCTATCATATATTTCTCAAAGGTTTGACAGAATTGAAAATGGAAAACTACCTCTTGAAGATATGGCGCAATTAACTGGCGTGTTAACAGATAGAAAATATAAAGGTTCAATGGAGAAAGTCGGTAAAGCGATTGAAAGATATTCTACATATAGTGGAAATGATTTGCTAAGATTCTTTGAAATAACTCTGTTCTCATTTATAACCGGTAACGCTGATATGCATCTAAAAAATTTTTCTTTATTGACAAATAAAGAAGGGGAAGTCCAGTTTTCACCAGCTTATGATCTATTGGCAACTAAGCTATTGCTTCCAGAAGATCAAGAAGAGATGGCGTTAACATTAAATGGCAAAAAGAATAAACTTAAGAAAGAAGATTTTGATCAGTTTGCATTTACTCTAAACATTAATAAAGTTGCATTGAATAATTTATATAAAAAATTTAATAGGTCGGTACCAAACTTATTGGATTTTATTGACAAAAGTTTTTTAACAGATGAGTACAGAGAAAAATATAAAAATCTAATCATTGAAAGGATGCAAAGACTTGAGAGAGTTTAA
- a CDS encoding sigma-54 dependent transcriptional regulator encodes MKKNSKILISDDDETLCYLLKEELINEGFNVDAVYDGKYAIENLRNKNYDLLLLDLQMKEIAGEEVLKFANENFPLLPVIILTAKSEVRSAIDCIKMGAYDFVSKPYEFDELLITISRALEHKDLIVKNTILSTKFDQKVAGKIIGQSKQMQHLMNLAIRSAKSDSNILLEGETGTGKELLAEFIHRHSERSEKPFVVINCASLPDQLIESELFGHEKGAFTDAKTPKQGLVEMADGGTLFLDEIGEMSLTLQPKILRFLENGEYRRVGGVTNLNSNVRVIGATNKNLLEEAEIKLFRRDLLFRLNVITLTVPPLRERGEDISLLAEHFLKVKTSIRDPKKLSDLAEKALLQYKFPGNVRELEHIIERAIIFADGNLIQPDDLNLPSSYRSLSISNDSTDGPILSMEEMEKIHIKKALGANDWNREDTARALGISQKTLYSKILKFNLRPNE; translated from the coding sequence ATGAAGAAAAATTCCAAAATATTAATCTCCGATGATGACGAAACTTTATGCTATTTGCTAAAAGAAGAACTGATAAACGAAGGCTTTAATGTTGATGCCGTTTATGATGGGAAATATGCAATTGAAAATCTAAGAAATAAAAACTACGACCTCCTTCTTCTTGATCTTCAGATGAAAGAAATTGCGGGTGAAGAAGTTTTAAAATTTGCTAATGAAAATTTTCCACTGCTACCAGTAATTATACTAACAGCAAAATCCGAAGTACGAAGTGCAATTGATTGCATTAAAATGGGCGCCTACGATTTTGTTTCTAAACCGTATGAATTTGATGAGCTGTTGATAACCATTTCGAGAGCTCTAGAACACAAGGACCTGATTGTTAAAAACACAATTCTCTCTACTAAGTTCGATCAAAAGGTAGCTGGCAAAATCATCGGTCAGAGCAAACAAATGCAGCATCTGATGAACCTGGCTATTCGTTCTGCAAAATCCGATTCTAATATTCTGCTTGAAGGAGAAACCGGCACAGGTAAAGAATTGCTTGCAGAATTTATTCATCGCCACTCCGAAAGAAGCGAGAAACCCTTTGTAGTTATTAATTGCGCTTCGCTTCCAGATCAATTAATTGAAAGCGAATTATTCGGACACGAAAAAGGTGCTTTTACAGATGCCAAAACTCCCAAACAGGGATTGGTTGAAATGGCTGATGGTGGGACCCTGTTTCTTGATGAAATTGGAGAAATGAGCTTGACCCTTCAACCAAAAATATTAAGATTTTTGGAGAATGGAGAGTACCGGAGAGTTGGTGGGGTTACTAATTTGAATTCTAATGTGAGAGTTATTGGCGCAACAAATAAAAACCTGTTAGAAGAAGCAGAAATAAAATTGTTCCGGAGAGATCTTCTTTTTAGACTGAATGTTATTACACTTACCGTACCTCCGCTAAGGGAACGCGGAGAAGATATTTCTCTTTTAGCGGAACATTTTCTTAAAGTAAAAACCTCCATTCGCGATCCTAAAAAATTATCTGATTTAGCTGAAAAGGCGTTGCTTCAATACAAATTTCCGGGCAACGTTAGGGAGCTTGAGCATATTATTGAAAGAGCTATAATTTTTGCAGATGGAAATTTAATTCAACCGGACGATCTGAATCTGCCAAGTTCTTATCGTAGTTTATCTATATCAAATGATTCTACAGATGGACCCATTCTTTCGATGGAAGAAATGGAAAAAATTCATATTAAAAAGGCACTTGGCGCCAATGATTGGAATAGAGAAGATACTGCCCGCGCGCTTGGAATAAGTCAAAAAACTCTTTACTCAAAAATCCTAAAGTTTAATTTACGCCCTAATGAGTAA
- a CDS encoding response regulator, protein MSKQSSLANISVFIEALNAFSKNITTPFAFADSQKKIIFYNLAFKILFNGKRIKGKKVGSLFTIDELTLDSQKPKNKSIATKDISGENDFLISPFFSHENKIGYSISGSSHSIVPNDSNKNTAQNKIFLFQKEWENIISLLIKEKSLDDLTIEILMRCVNLSESSFGITIINDDNARHQMEFKLYDDDKCVKNSAGLLLELTSNFSYLTEWFKINKKSMVVSRGENNIIGYSIFRETNVESIVILPCFIEKKILAVLIFAKAKTNYSTFEINYLEQLAALFAFAINSTVTQKLNTALESKLIQSQKLETIGKLASGIAHDFNNLLSSIFGSVNLLKKKLTNHEELFYLLENIENCSVRATDLTKGLLNYGKPTSRRKTLIKPTDILKELLRSVNQTFPRNISIEKKISPNLFEIMGNSTEIYQVLLNLCINAKEAIIGTGTITLEANNFSVDKKNQFEFPLLEKRNYVCISVADTGEGINEENLSKIFDPYFSTKKKDTGSGLGLYVTYGIVKAHNGHIDVSSSLNKGTRFNIFLPAFEMLRKEEKVKTEKIILLADDEIMLRDLLAELLESYDYQVICVQNGAEVLKVLTEEIKVDLLIIDYNMPEMDGITCINKIKTLDLKVPIILSTGSSSAKVDLEIEKLEVDSILTKPYEFEQMLEIVQKLI, encoded by the coding sequence ATGAGTAAACAAAGTTCACTTGCAAATATTTCTGTTTTCATAGAAGCGCTTAACGCTTTTTCAAAGAATATTACTACTCCGTTTGCCTTTGCAGATAGCCAGAAGAAAATTATTTTTTATAACCTTGCGTTTAAAATATTGTTTAATGGAAAAAGAATAAAAGGTAAGAAAGTTGGGTCACTATTTACAATTGATGAATTAACCTTAGATTCACAAAAACCTAAAAATAAATCCATTGCAACTAAAGACATAAGTGGAGAAAATGATTTTTTAATCAGTCCTTTTTTTAGTCACGAAAATAAAATCGGTTATTCCATTTCAGGTTCTTCACACTCAATTGTTCCTAATGATTCTAATAAGAATACTGCGCAAAATAAAATTTTTCTGTTTCAAAAAGAATGGGAAAACATAATTTCCCTTCTAATCAAAGAAAAATCCCTTGATGACTTAACCATTGAAATATTAATGCGCTGTGTAAATTTATCCGAAAGTTCTTTCGGCATAACTATTATTAACGATGATAATGCCAGACACCAAATGGAATTTAAATTATATGATGACGATAAATGCGTTAAAAATAGTGCGGGTCTTCTTCTGGAACTAACTTCTAACTTTAGTTACTTAACGGAATGGTTTAAAATAAACAAAAAGTCAATGGTTGTTAGCCGGGGAGAAAACAACATTATCGGCTATAGTATTTTTCGGGAAACAAACGTTGAAAGCATTGTAATTCTACCTTGTTTTATAGAAAAGAAAATTTTGGCTGTTCTTATTTTTGCAAAAGCAAAAACAAATTACTCCACTTTTGAAATTAATTACCTTGAGCAATTAGCTGCATTGTTTGCTTTTGCAATTAATTCTACAGTTACACAAAAGTTAAATACCGCATTGGAAAGCAAATTGATTCAATCCCAAAAATTGGAAACAATAGGTAAGCTTGCCAGTGGAATTGCACACGATTTTAATAATTTGCTATCGAGTATTTTTGGAAGTGTAAATCTCCTAAAGAAAAAACTAACGAATCACGAAGAATTATTCTATCTTTTGGAAAACATAGAAAACTGCTCTGTGCGGGCAACTGACCTTACAAAGGGTTTACTTAATTATGGTAAACCAACCTCTAGACGTAAAACTCTGATAAAACCAACCGATATATTAAAAGAACTTTTAAGATCGGTTAACCAAACTTTCCCCAGAAATATTTCAATTGAAAAAAAAATAAGCCCAAATCTTTTTGAAATTATGGGTAACTCAACAGAAATATACCAGGTGCTGTTAAATCTTTGCATCAATGCCAAAGAAGCCATTATAGGAACAGGTACAATTACTTTAGAAGCAAACAATTTTAGCGTTGATAAAAAGAACCAATTTGAGTTTCCGCTTCTTGAAAAGAGGAATTATGTTTGTATTTCGGTTGCAGATACTGGCGAAGGTATTAACGAGGAAAATTTATCTAAAATATTTGATCCTTACTTTTCTACGAAGAAGAAGGACACGGGCTCCGGGCTTGGTTTATATGTTACTTATGGCATAGTAAAAGCACACAATGGACACATTGATGTTTCAAGTAGTTTAAACAAAGGTACACGCTTTAATATTTTCCTTCCGGCTTTTGAAATGCTAAGAAAAGAAGAAAAAGTTAAAACAGAAAAAATAATTCTTCTTGCTGATGATGAAATTATGTTAAGAGATTTGCTTGCAGAATTACTGGAATCATATGACTATCAGGTTATTTGTGTACAGAACGGTGCAGAAGTTTTAAAAGTTTTAACTGAAGAAATTAAAGTTGATTTACTAATTATTGATTACAACATGCCAGAAATGGATGGGATTACTTGCATTAACAAAATAAAAACTCTGGATTTGAAAGTACCAATTATCTTATCCACCGGAAGCTCATCGGCAAAAGTTGATTTGGAAATTGAAAAATTAGAAGTGGATTCTATACTAACAAAGCCATATGAATTCGAGCAAATGCTGGAAATCGTTCAAAAATTAATCTGA
- a CDS encoding response regulator, with amino-acid sequence MKKILVIDDHPDSVFLLKDRLEREGFEVITAYDGKTGMQRAFNDNPDLVLLDIMMPGIDGLEVCRTLVNTQSTKDIPVILVTGKAEAEGTKEGLQAGAFDYIRKPVNKIELLARINSALKLRETTKLLIEMEKINTFAATVVTANHEIKQPLTLINLCTAAIRREIGKEDINREAVKKRIEFIETAARDINNVLEKFRAIRNPNFSPYVNNIQMVDLDKKEIEKSD; translated from the coding sequence ATGAAAAAAATATTAGTCATAGATGATCATCCTGACAGTGTCTTCCTGTTGAAAGACAGATTGGAGCGTGAGGGATTTGAAGTTATAACTGCTTATGATGGCAAGACCGGTATGCAGCGGGCTTTTAATGATAATCCCGATTTAGTATTACTTGATATTATGATGCCTGGTATTGATGGGCTTGAAGTTTGCCGTACATTAGTAAATACACAAAGCACTAAAGATATTCCCGTTATTCTTGTAACTGGCAAAGCCGAAGCAGAAGGAACCAAGGAGGGTTTACAGGCTGGTGCTTTCGATTACATTCGTAAACCCGTAAATAAAATTGAATTGCTTGCACGTATTAACTCCGCACTTAAGCTAAGAGAAACCACAAAGCTTCTGATTGAGATGGAGAAGATAAATACATTTGCAGCTACTGTTGTTACCGCCAACCACGAAATTAAACAACCACTAACTTTAATAAATCTTTGCACTGCTGCAATTAGAAGAGAGATTGGTAAAGAGGATATAAATCGTGAGGCTGTTAAAAAACGAATTGAGTTTATAGAAACTGCTGCGCGGGATATAAATAATGTTTTGGAAAAATTTAGGGCAATAAGAAATCCAAACTTTTCTCCATATGTTAATAATATTCAAATGGTGGATTTAGATAAGAAGGAAATTGAAAAGTCAGATTAA
- a CDS encoding response regulator: MKISFRILLINFVIVVLIFASSTLVFYSLTKKLISLQHSKTLLNSANDFVFDFQSSIQEMDEEFLRLKTVSNFQKPVDLDDKKIDFLFKQNGDDEIIPDYYFVKSTIIFDSKFSSLANFISKNPNSIIKSFNLGGGQKIIYGKSISKEFLDNLSKRIRAEVAIVLNNIPLEVSNQTENEKYYVNIINASRELNNKTNFEITKEELEGADFYAVSYLSNDFYLANSNIKFLVFSKLPEAAELRSNINSLLIIIGLPGVALSLILVMLFTGKLRKQIGQLSETAEKIRSGDIKRRVNIKSKDELGKLSNAFNNMLDELERKENALNEYSEFITLINQNPTLVEVSDAALTKIIKSIEFSAGRLSLVVDRKVKTISSYGVQKELIKDEDNIDLYQRAIEKGETVEFRFDENLPKLSSGLLSLDIKYILIFPILYNRKVIAILELASISNPKDNVKEYLENIKEQLAVGLSNSSAFHQLENFVNELKKLNEEYQKQNEQISEQNQKLVELHKQLSEKAEELNIQKEKAIESSVLKSQFLANMSHELKTPLNSILGLSELILNDKSLSSANREKLVVILRNGNRLINLINDILSFSKIEAGKMQIEPEDFCFKDLIDEVESQIIPLTRNKALNFVIHNELNTSIVLNADRKKISQILLNLLSNSVKFSDKGIIVLKSKLLNEDKIQFEVIDSGIGISQENLQVIFEEFRQIDGSSTRKYNGTGLGLAICKKFAEILEGELVCESEVGKGSIFKLTIPIKLVAIKKLETNLNLFEEKYSGTILIIDDIKENRSFIGEYLSSKKYEIMFADSGEKAAEHCTNKRPYAIVLNLLNQKENSWAILNQLISNKLTEQIPIITYAILEEAKIGYGFNVFEYFQKPLLQEKILSSITKYENLSSRKIEKVVIVDDDSFETRELKNQMVGKNIKLNFLPSDFKSESSLAQLHPDYIVINLTSPSSDGFNLLYSIKESPLLRAIPVSVSVSDQLTKEDVIRLSYGVKKTVTSAKNYPLDVLKVIRDRLHLEEGLPDVDTSAIWIESQPDFSNSDRASLKPALDKKKNLILIVDDDADTLFTVGEIVKETGCDIAFAKNGLECLSALSAIKPGLILLDIMMPLMDGFETIKRIRSDLNYKSIPVFALTAKAMLGDKEIVMRNGFDDLILKPVNSVDLANKIGKLLFHRSGLMVHLDS; this comes from the coding sequence ATGAAGATTAGCTTTCGCATATTACTAATTAATTTTGTAATAGTAGTTTTAATCTTTGCAAGCTCAACTTTAGTTTTTTATTCATTAACTAAAAAGTTAATATCGTTACAGCATTCTAAAACCCTGTTAAATTCTGCTAACGATTTCGTCTTCGATTTTCAATCCTCCATTCAAGAAATGGACGAAGAGTTTCTTCGCCTAAAAACAGTTTCTAACTTTCAAAAACCAGTTGATTTGGATGATAAAAAAATTGATTTTCTGTTCAAGCAGAATGGTGATGACGAAATTATCCCCGATTATTATTTCGTAAAATCAACCATCATTTTCGATTCCAAATTTTCATCACTTGCAAACTTCATAAGCAAAAATCCTAATTCTATAATAAAAAGTTTTAATTTGGGTGGCGGGCAAAAAATTATCTATGGCAAATCAATCTCTAAAGAATTCCTTGATAATTTATCCAAGCGGATTAGGGCAGAAGTTGCTATTGTTTTGAATAATATTCCGTTGGAAGTTTCTAATCAAACAGAAAACGAAAAATACTATGTAAATATCATCAATGCATCAAGGGAATTGAATAACAAAACCAATTTTGAAATAACAAAAGAAGAGCTGGAAGGTGCGGATTTTTATGCGGTATCTTATCTTTCAAATGATTTTTATTTAGCCAACTCAAATATAAAGTTTCTTGTTTTTTCCAAACTGCCGGAAGCAGCCGAGTTAAGATCGAATATTAATTCCCTGTTAATAATAATTGGTCTTCCGGGTGTTGCCTTGTCTCTTATTCTTGTTATGTTGTTTACTGGAAAGTTAAGAAAACAAATTGGGCAGCTTAGTGAAACAGCAGAGAAAATAAGAAGTGGAGATATTAAACGAAGAGTGAATATTAAATCTAAAGACGAGCTTGGCAAGTTGAGTAATGCCTTCAATAATATGCTTGATGAGTTAGAAAGAAAGGAGAATGCTTTAAATGAATATTCTGAGTTTATTACTCTTATAAACCAAAATCCAACACTTGTAGAAGTATCCGATGCGGCATTAACAAAAATTATAAAGTCAATAGAGTTTTCCGCAGGTCGTCTTTCTTTGGTAGTTGATAGAAAAGTTAAAACGATTTCAAGTTACGGTGTACAAAAGGAATTAATTAAGGATGAAGATAATATTGACCTTTACCAGCGCGCTATAGAAAAAGGTGAAACGGTTGAATTTCGGTTTGACGAAAACTTACCAAAGCTTAGTTCCGGCTTACTTTCTTTAGACATAAAATATATTTTGATTTTCCCAATCTTATATAACCGGAAGGTAATAGCAATACTGGAATTAGCCTCTATTTCCAATCCTAAAGATAATGTTAAGGAGTATCTGGAAAATATTAAAGAGCAGCTTGCAGTTGGGTTAAGTAATTCATCAGCATTCCATCAATTAGAAAATTTTGTGAACGAGCTTAAAAAGCTTAATGAAGAATATCAGAAACAGAACGAACAAATTTCTGAGCAAAATCAAAAACTTGTAGAGCTGCACAAACAGTTAAGTGAAAAAGCAGAAGAATTGAATATTCAAAAGGAGAAAGCCATTGAGTCTTCCGTATTAAAATCTCAATTCCTTGCTAATATGTCCCACGAATTAAAGACACCACTTAATTCAATACTTGGTTTAAGTGAATTAATTTTAAACGATAAAAGCTTGTCTTCTGCAAATAGAGAAAAGCTTGTGGTAATTTTGAGGAATGGCAACCGATTAATTAATCTAATAAATGATATTCTAAGTTTTTCTAAAATTGAAGCCGGCAAGATGCAGATTGAACCGGAAGATTTTTGCTTTAAAGATTTAATTGATGAAGTTGAATCCCAGATCATTCCTCTTACACGCAACAAGGCTTTGAATTTCGTAATTCACAACGAGCTGAACACCAGCATTGTTCTAAACGCTGACCGAAAAAAAATCTCGCAGATCCTTTTGAATTTATTAAGTAATTCCGTGAAATTTTCCGATAAGGGAATTATAGTTTTAAAGAGTAAACTGTTGAACGAAGATAAAATTCAATTTGAAGTAATAGATTCCGGAATTGGTATTTCCCAGGAAAACCTTCAGGTAATTTTTGAAGAATTCAGACAGATTGACGGCTCTTCTACAAGAAAGTATAATGGTACTGGTTTAGGATTGGCAATCTGTAAAAAATTTGCAGAGATTCTTGAGGGCGAACTTGTTTGCGAAAGTGAGGTAGGGAAAGGTTCTATCTTTAAACTTACAATTCCCATAAAATTAGTTGCAATAAAAAAGCTAGAAACTAACCTTAACTTATTTGAAGAAAAATATAGCGGAACTATCCTGATAATTGATGATATAAAAGAGAATCGATCATTTATTGGTGAGTATTTATCATCTAAGAAATATGAAATCATGTTTGCGGATTCCGGCGAAAAAGCAGCTGAACATTGTACCAACAAACGACCATATGCAATTGTATTAAATCTCTTAAATCAAAAAGAAAACAGTTGGGCTATTCTCAATCAATTAATCTCCAATAAACTAACCGAGCAAATACCAATAATTACTTATGCCATACTTGAAGAAGCAAAAATCGGTTATGGTTTTAATGTATTCGAGTATTTTCAAAAGCCGCTTTTGCAGGAAAAAATTCTAAGCTCAATTACAAAGTATGAAAACTTATCCAGCAGAAAAATAGAAAAAGTTGTTATAGTTGATGACGATAGTTTTGAAACTCGCGAATTAAAAAATCAGATGGTTGGCAAAAATATTAAACTTAATTTTCTGCCCAGCGATTTTAAGTCTGAAAGTTCTCTTGCACAACTGCACCCCGATTACATTGTAATAAATCTTACATCTCCTTCTTCCGATGGATTCAATTTGCTTTATTCAATTAAAGAATCCCCTCTTCTTAGAGCCATTCCTGTAAGTGTAAGTGTATCAGATCAACTTACTAAGGAGGATGTTATAAGATTGAGTTATGGCGTTAAGAAAACTGTTACCAGCGCTAAAAATTATCCGCTTGATGTATTAAAAGTAATTAGGGATAGATTACATCTTGAAGAAGGACTGCCAGATGTAGATACATCTGCTATATGGATAGAATCGCAACCTGATTTTAGTAATAGCGATAGAGCAAGTTTAAAACCAGCTTTAGATAAAAAGAAAAATTTAATATTAATTGTTGACGATGATGCTGACACATTATTTACGGTGGGTGAAATTGTTAAAGAAACCGGTTGCGATATAGCGTTTGCAAAAAATGGCTTAGAATGTTTATCGGCATTAAGCGCAATTAAACCTGGTTTGATTCTTCTTGATATTATGATGCCCTTGATGGATGGCTTTGAAACTATAAAAAGAATTCGTTCCGATTTGAATTATAAAAGTATTCCGGTTTTTGCACTTACAGCTAAAGCAATGCTTGGTGATAAAGAAATTGTAATGCGTAATGGTTTTGATGATCTGATTCTCAAACCGGTTAATTCAGTAGACCTGGCAAATAAAATAGGCAAGCTTCTTTTTCACAGATCGGGTTTGATGGTTCATCTGGATTCTTGA
- a CDS encoding response regulator — translation MESILIVDDDVNLCTVLRDELTEVGYAASSVYNADDALKQLLSNKQVDLILLDLKMPGKDGFYVLQMLKKMNLSVKVIVLTAYADVKSAIDSAKMGANDFISKPYDLDELLITIRKVLQKEKEHED, via the coding sequence ATGGAATCAATTCTTATTGTTGATGATGACGTAAATCTTTGCACTGTTTTAAGAGACGAGCTTACAGAAGTAGGCTATGCCGCAAGCTCTGTTTATAATGCTGACGATGCTTTGAAACAGTTGCTTTCAAACAAGCAGGTGGATTTGATTCTGCTTGATCTTAAAATGCCAGGCAAGGATGGTTTTTACGTATTGCAAATGTTAAAGAAAATGAACCTGAGCGTTAAAGTAATTGTGCTTACAGCATATGCAGATGTAAAAAGCGCAATCGATTCTGCTAAAATGGGGGCAAATGATTTTATTAGTAAACCGTATGATCTCGATGAGCTATTAATTACGATCAGGAAGGTCCTCCAAAAAGAAAAAGAACATGAAGATTAG